One window of Methanothermobacter tenebrarum genomic DNA carries:
- a CDS encoding zinc-ribbon domain-containing protein has translation MYCRKCGIKNHDTAKFCVRCGTPLKPKPENGIPDKRTEMIPAPGTRKPTSREDKRTKKEKIYKLIKEKKFSEIFEDERLKKAITQYGPKKLTKGQKILIYIDAFCEGIFIGFIAGLIISLLFALFLGPFGLIWLPIAIAYATYKCLADAELNYKFKIGYNQLKREIEEEEYGL, from the coding sequence TTGTATTGCCGGAAGTGTGGAATTAAAAACCATGACACCGCAAAATTTTGTGTTCGTTGCGGAACACCTTTAAAGCCAAAACCAGAAAATGGAATTCCCGATAAAAGAACAGAAATGATACCAGCACCTGGAACCAGAAAGCCTACTTCTAGGGAAGATAAAAGAACTAAGAAAGAAAAAATCTACAAGCTGATAAAAGAGAAAAAATTTTCAGAAATTTTCGAAGACGAACGCCTGAAAAAAGCAATAACCCAGTATGGGCCAAAAAAACTCACAAAGGGGCAGAAAATCCTTATTTACATTGACGCGTTTTGCGAAGGAATTTTCATTGGATTTATCGCTGGGTTAATCATTAGTCTACTCTTCGCCCTGTTCTTAGGACCTTTTGGATTGATTTGGCTACCCATCGCGATCGCCTATGCAACGTACAAGTGTCTTGCAGACGCTGAACTGAACTATAAGTTCAAAATAGGATACAACCAACTAAAAAGAGAAATAGAAGAAGAAGAGTATGGACTGTAA
- a CDS encoding FkbM family methyltransferase, whose translation MEPFILLEVFVGEDYCFEHLSDDALIIDVGAYVGDTALYFASKGYNVIAFEPVPELYNTAKKNLELNPKLSKKIKLINKAISGKKGTRTIRYSPDALNISQFYSKLDKEQVVETTTLQEVLDNIPEDQEIGLKLDCEGCEYEAIEKTNLSRIKEIILEYHPQPKNKTPKDITNKLKKENFKIKIIKGNYEIGIIHAYQDTPK comes from the coding sequence GTGGAACCTTTCATTCTCTTAGAAGTTTTTGTTGGTGAAGATTATTGTTTTGAGCATCTTTCTGATGATGCTCTCATTATAGATGTTGGCGCTTATGTTGGAGATACCGCCCTTTACTTTGCCAGCAAAGGATATAATGTCATCGCATTTGAACCAGTCCCAGAGCTTTATAACACAGCAAAGAAAAACCTCGAACTAAACCCAAAACTATCAAAGAAAATCAAACTTATAAATAAAGCCATTTCAGGAAAAAAAGGCACCAGAACTATTAGATATTCCCCAGATGCTTTGAACATATCCCAATTTTATAGTAAACTGGATAAGGAGCAGGTAGTTGAAACAACAACACTCCAGGAAGTATTAGATAACATCCCAGAAGATCAGGAAATCGGACTAAAACTTGATTGTGAAGGCTGTGAATACGAGGCCATAGAAAAAACAAACCTTTCAAGGATAAAAGAAATAATCCTAGAATACCATCCACAGCCAAAAAACAAAACTCCAAAGGACATAACAAACAAACTAAAAAAAGAAAACTTCAAAATCAAAATAATAAAAGGAAACTATGAAATAGGAATAATCCACGCATATCAAGATACACCAAAGTAG
- a CDS encoding class I SAM-dependent methyltransferase, with translation MMGSVLFNSKGVAVELVARLFRGDIIHNLRSFNSDIPSEVFDFSWNFFFGFIRPMQVKYEFLKLLEVFRGQNPRYILEIGTANGGSLFSFCKLAEDDATIISIDLPGGDFGGGYPEWKIPVYTAFAGENQKLVLLRKDSHKTETLNDVKKLLGENKLDFLFIDGDHSYEGVKRDFELYSPLVREGGIIAFHDIAPHWDYPEVGVTRFWDEIKGEFRSEEFIADVNQGWAGIGILYW, from the coding sequence ATGATGGGATCTGTACTTTTCAATTCTAAAGGGGTTGCTGTTGAATTAGTGGCCAGACTTTTTAGGGGGGATATAATCCATAATTTGCGATCATTTAATTCAGATATTCCATCTGAGGTTTTTGATTTCTCATGGAACTTTTTCTTTGGATTTATAAGGCCAATGCAGGTAAAATATGAATTTTTGAAGCTCCTGGAAGTTTTCAGGGGGCAGAATCCCCGTTATATCCTTGAAATTGGAACAGCGAATGGAGGTTCTCTCTTCTCTTTCTGTAAATTAGCAGAAGATGATGCGACCATAATCAGCATTGACTTACCTGGAGGAGATTTTGGTGGTGGTTATCCCGAATGGAAGATCCCAGTATACACTGCCTTTGCCGGTGAAAACCAGAAACTTGTACTTTTAAGGAAGGATTCTCATAAAACTGAAACTTTAAATGATGTTAAAAAATTATTGGGTGAGAATAAATTGGATTTTCTTTTTATTGATGGTGACCATTCATATGAAGGTGTGAAAAGAGATTTTGAACTTTATTCACCTTTAGTTAGAGAAGGGGGGATTATTGCTTTCCATGACATAGCACCGCACTGGGATTATCCTGAGGTGGGTGTGACAAGGTTTTGGGATGAAATAAAGGGAGAATTTAGATCAGAAGAGTTCATTGCCGATGTAAATCAAGGATGGGCTGGAATAGGAATCTTATACTGGTAA
- a CDS encoding oligosaccharide flippase family protein: MAFVLLIYLARILGEADFGKYSFLISLTTLLATLTDLGVNQLLVREKVHMTDNDLYTADFPDRFH; this comes from the coding sequence TTGGCCTTCGTACTCCTCATATACCTTGCAAGGATCCTTGGCGAGGCCGACTTCGGAAAATACAGCTTTTTAATCTCACTCACCACCCTCCTTGCAACACTCACAGACCTCGGCGTCAACCAGTTACTTGTAAGGGAGAAGGTTCATATGACCGATAATGACCTATATACAGCAGATTTCCCAGATAGATTTCATTGA
- a CDS encoding pseudomurein-binding repeat-containing protein has translation MLRLATEFIVYRNLLYLLCKATVNINAGNLAQIPHVLVESPLGPSGNYKAGKIYKSEYLKVAVKILDFINTTERAPNYATSLGRVPYQRPMYAKIINFWKNNSRLPSPRDNLNSTHPPTTYFSRSPPILGVG, from the coding sequence ATGTTAAGATTAGCAACAGAATTTATAGTATACCGGAATTTGCTTTATCTGCTCTGCAAGGCCACAGTTAATATCAACGCCGGCAATTTAGCTCAGATTCCCCATGTACTCGTCGAAAGTCCCCTAGGACCTTCTGGCAACTACAAAGCCGGTAAAATTTACAAGTCTGAGTATCTGAAGGTTGCGGTGAAAATATTGGATTTTATCAATACCACTGAAAGAGCACCAAACTATGCCACAAGTCTTGGCAGAGTACCCTACCAGAGACCCATGTATGCCAAGATCATAAATTTCTGGAAAAACAACAGTAGACTACCCAGCCCACGTGACAATCTAAACTCCACACACCCCCCCACCACTTATTTTTCGAGAAGCCCCCCAATCCTAGGTGTAGGATAG